The DNA sequence AGATTGATCCCCTCAGTGGTACCCTTAACGAAGATGATCTCTTCCGGCGTTCCGGCCCCGAGGAAATCCGCTACAGAGGCGCGAACAGACTCCATCGCTGTCGTTGCGCTGGCGCTAAGCGAATGGATCCCGCGGTGCACAGCAGCATAACCCGTTTCATAAAAGTGACGCTCAGCATCAATCACGCTTTGCGGTTTTTGTGCACTCGCCGCACTGTCGAGATAGGCGAGCGGATAACCGTTAATCTGTTGCGATAAGACTGGAAATTGTGCTCTGAGGGCTGTCACATCCAAACTCATGCTTGACTCCCGGGAAAGCGCAGTGCAATTCGCTGCATCACGGCGGTTTTCAACGCTTCATCTTCTATCGCCTCTGTCAGCTCAGCCGCAAACGCATGAACAATCATTTGCTGAGCATCAGCAGCAGCTATTCCGCGTGAACGCAGGTAAAACAGCTGCTCATCGTCGATTCTCCCGGTGGTCGCACCGTGACTGCACTTCACATCGTCGGCGTAGATTTCAAGCTGGGGTTTGGTATACACCTCGGCACGCTCACCCAATAACAAGTTGTTATTGGTCATTTGTCCGTCGGTTTTCAATGCGTATTTAGCAACTTTGATCATGCCATTGAACACCGCCCGCCCCTGGTCACGCACAATAGTTTTATGCAGTTGCCGGCTCTGGCAGTGGCCGAGGTTATGTTCAAGATAGCTCCGGCTGTCGCAAATCTCATTGCCAACAGGCAGCATCAGGCTGTTGAGTGATAACTCGCTACCTTCACCATTCAGCTGCACACTGGTTTGATGACGACAAAGCCCTGCACCAAGCAGAAAACTGTGCGTAGTGACGCGTGAATCCCGGCCGATTACAAAATCATTATGTGCAAAATGGACACTGTCCGCGTGCTCAAACGCCAGCTTATAGTTGGTAAGCTGTGCGTTATCGGCAACCGATGCACTGCAGCGCGCTGTGGTGAAATGACTCCCTCCATGCAGGCTGCAATAGTGTTCGATAACAGTTGCCTGCGCGCCATTCTCAAGATGCAGATGGTGACGATAGCTGACTGTATTCAGCTTATCCTGCGAATTATGGCTACTGAGGTGCAGCAAATAAAGCGGCTGGGACAGATGACTGTCACAGGCAACACGTATTAACGTTATCTCTTCCGCGAGACTTTCCGTCAGATGTAAAAAGAACTCTTTCTGTATCGGTGCCGGTAGTGGTTCTGCATTGCCCTGCTCGCTGATTGAGATCCCTTCAGTAAGCGGGTCACTCAATGCTGCATTAAAACGTCCGTCCACAAAAACAAGACGGATAGCCTCAACAGGTAAGGCTAACTGCTCAAGTTGGTTTCCTGCCAGCGATGCGTTAACTGGTCGCTCAAACTGCTGCGAAAGCACGCCATCCAGTGGTGTATACTTCCAGTCTTCATGGCGTGGAGTGGGTATGCCAAGTTGTAACGCCTGTTCCCAATGCTGTTGGGCCGAATGAGAACGAGCATGCTCTTTATGGATAAAAAGCTGATGCCACTGCTGCAGGCGGCTGTCGTTATTGGTTGGTAAGCCAGCCATAGCCCTGCTCCTCAAGTTGTTTAACCAAGGTAAAATCGCCCGATTTGACAATACGCCCCTGATAGAGGACATGCACATGATCCGGCTTGATGTAATCCAGAATGCGCTGGTAGTGCGTTACAATAATAAATGCACGCTTACCATCCCGCAGGCTGTTAACACCATTAGACACGATTTTTAATGCATCAATATCCAGACCTGAATCGGTTTCATCAAGGATGCACAATTCAGGCTCCAGTGCCGCCATTTGCAAAATGTCATTCCGCTTTTTTTCACCACCAGAAAAGCCTACATTGACTGAGCGAGTCAGCAGATCTTCCGGCATATTCAAAAGCTGAATTTTATCTTCGATAAAGTCCTGGAAATCGAAGCGATCGAGCGCTGATTGTTCACGGTATTTGCGTACCGCGTTGACTGCTGTTTGTAAAAAAAACTGATTGCTGACTCCCGGGATTTCGACGGGGTATTGAAAAGCCATGAAGATGCCCTCTCCCGCGCGTTCTTCCGGCGATAACTCCAGCAAATCTTTACCACGAAAAGAGACACTACCACCCGTGACTTCATACTCTTCGCGACCGGCCAGTGTCGCTGAAAGTGTACTTTTACCTGATCCATTGGGACCCATAATGGCATGAACTTCACCGGGTTTGACCTCAAGGTTCAGACCGCGAAGGATCTCTTTGTCTTCAATGCTGACTTGCAGATTTTTTATACTTAACATTTTCATTCCTGGTGGTGCCGTTTGCACCGACGATGGTCGCCTGTATGCGTTTTAACCCACACTGTGTTCAAGACTGATAGCCAGCAGCTTTTGCGCCTCAACAGCAAACTCAAGGGGTAATTCCGAAAACACATCCTTGCAGAAGCCATTAACGATCATCGAAATTGCATCGTCTTCGCTGATCCCACGCTGCAGGCAGTAGAACAACTGATCTTCACCGATACGTGAAGTGGTGGCCTCATGTTCCAGCTGAGCACTATTATTGCGTACCTCAACATACGGGAAAGTGTGCGCACCACACTCAGTACCAATCAGCATCGAATCGCACTGGGTGAAATTACGTGCGTTCACGGCTCCCGGCAGAATCTTTACCAACCCGCGATAAACATTCTGACTTTTACCAGCTGATATTCCTTTGGAGATAATGGTCGAGCTGGTATTTTTACCGATGTGAATCATTTTTGTACCCGTATCTGCCTGCTGATGACCGTTGGTCAATGCGACAGAAAAGAACTCACCGATTGAGTTATCGCCTTTGAGTACAACACTGGGGTACTTCCAGGTGATCGCTGAACCAGTTTCAGACTGGGTCCATGACATTTTGCTGTTTTCACCTTCACACAATGCACGTTTAGTCACAAAGTTGAGGATCCCACCAGCAGCCTCTCCACCGGAGAACCAGTTCTGAACCGTTGAGTATTTCACTTCAGCATCTTTGTGAATGATCACTTCAACTACTGCAGCATGTAACTGATAACTATCACGTACCGGCGCGGAACAGCCTTCGATGTAACTGACGTAACTGCCTTCGTCTGCAATCAGAATAGTACGTTCAAACTGACCTGTCTTTGCCGCGTTGATGCGAAAATAGGTCGATAACTCCATCGGACAGCGCACCCCTTTCGGGATATAAACGAAAGTACCATCAGAGGCCACTGCAGAGTTAAGCGCAGCAAAAAAATTATCATCAGAAGGCACAACGCTGCCGAGGTACTGACGAACCAAATCAGGATGGTCATGTATGGCTTCGCCGAAAGAGCAGAAAATGATGCCCTGTTCAGCCAGTTTCCCTCGG is a window from the Erwinia sp. genome containing:
- the sufC gene encoding putative ATP-dependent transporter SufC (ID:JIFNMEKO_01598;~source:Prodigal:2.6), giving the protein MLSIKNLQVSIEDKEILRGLNLEVKPGEVHAIMGPNGSGKSTLSATLAGREEYEVTGGSVSFRGKDLLELSPEERAGEGIFMAFQYPVEIPGVSNQFFLQTAVNAVRKYREQSALDRFDFQDFIEDKIQLLNMPEDLLTRSVNVGFSGGEKKRNDILQMAALEPELCILDETDSGLDIDALKIVSNGVNSLRDGKRAFIIVTHYQRILDYIKPDHVHVLYQGRIVKSGDFTLVKQLEEQGYGWLTNQ
- the sufD gene encoding FeS cluster assembly protein SufD (ID:JIFNMEKO_01597;~source:Prodigal:2.6), yielding MAGLPTNNDSRLQQWHQLFIHKEHARSHSAQQHWEQALQLGIPTPRHEDWKYTPLDGVLSQQFERPVNASLAGNQLEQLALPVEAIRLVFVDGRFNAALSDPLTEGISISEQGNAEPLPAPIQKEFFLHLTESLAEEITLIRVACDSHLSQPLYLLHLSSHNSQDKLNTVSYRHHLHLENGAQATVIEHYCSLHGGSHFTTARCSASVADNAQLTNYKLAFEHADSVHFAHNDFVIGRDSRVTTHSFLLGAGLCRHQTSVQLNGEGSELSLNSLMLPVGNEICDSRSYLEHNLGHCQSRQLHKTIVRDQGRAVFNGMIKVAKYALKTDGQMTNNNLLLGERAEVYTKPQLEIYADDVKCSHGATTGRIDDEQLFYLRSRGIAAADAQQMIVHAFAAELTEAIEDEALKTAVMQRIALRFPGSQA
- the sufB gene encoding FeS cluster assembly protein SufB (ID:JIFNMEKO_01599;~source:Prodigal:2.6) yields the protein MSRNSETTDGVQIWEGNQQKYKQGFYTKLETEEFAHGISEEVVRAISAKRNEPEWMLEFRLKAYEAWLKMEEPHWLKADYPTLNYQDYSYYSAPSCGNCDADCPSGPGATQVSAEASGSYLTEEVEKAFNQLGVPVREGQEVAVDAIFDSVSVSTTYRGKLAEQGIIFCSFGEAIHDHPDLVRQYLGSVVPSDDNFFAALNSAVASDGTFVYIPKGVRCPMELSTYFRINAAKTGQFERTILIADEGSYVSYIEGCSAPVRDSYQLHAAVVEVIIHKDAEVKYSTVQNWFSGGEAAGGILNFVTKRALCEGENSKMSWTQSETGSAITWKYPSVVLKGDNSIGEFFSVALTNGHQQADTGTKMIHIGKNTSSTIISKGISAGKSQNVYRGLVKILPGAVNARNFTQCDSMLIGTECGAHTFPYVEVRNNSAQLEHEATTSRIGEDQLFYCLQRGISEDDAISMIVNGFCKDVFSELPLEFAVEAQKLLAISLEHSVG